Proteins found in one Methanospirillum hungatei JF-1 genomic segment:
- a CDS encoding IS1634 family transposase, translated as MKDEDVSLEIDSIKTIDHLGIVAGTFHKLGLAPIIDRAIPKIGQHQISSSQILLALILNGLGFTERRLYLFPEYCKHLDLERLIGPDISAKNLNESVIGRLLDTIYAYGPSKLFTDLVTQMFTVYKDGVQLCHVDTTNFSVHGEYGNESGDGCIKITKGHPKDKRWDLNRFALSMVVNQHGIPIFARAHDGNESDKEVLVQTILSLQDSFTFDPDVIFMGDSALYTDKNIKTLGPETRWISNVPATINEMTELLKSDLLFTPTSDPRYSCSSVDSHYGGVPQKWIVVSSEEMKARELKTFEKNLPVRFKAALKGLKQISKVCYACETDANNALLRYLNETPLVKLVDSRIKVSYKRENGKKGRPKAGETLIPQYSIDARVELAQDFVESEKQYLGRFILATNVLSLDSETVLNHYKGQMLVEKGFRFLKDKSFRVAEVYLKSEKRIEALCMVMVLCLMVYSYTEMLLRKRLKEEDETVLNQKKKPTSRPTLKWIFFKFREIKRVLHD; from the coding sequence ATGAAAGATGAGGATGTTTCATTAGAAATAGACTCCATAAAAACCATTGATCATCTTGGAATCGTTGCAGGCACGTTCCATAAGCTTGGTTTAGCTCCTATAATTGACCGGGCAATCCCTAAAATTGGTCAACATCAAATATCAAGTTCTCAAATTTTATTAGCCCTCATTCTCAACGGACTTGGATTCACAGAGAGACGACTCTATCTTTTTCCCGAATACTGCAAGCATCTTGATTTGGAACGTCTCATAGGTCCGGATATTTCTGCAAAAAATCTAAATGAATCAGTCATTGGTCGCCTTTTGGATACGATATATGCATATGGCCCCAGCAAGCTCTTTACTGATCTTGTCACCCAGATGTTTACTGTTTACAAAGATGGAGTACAGCTTTGTCATGTTGATACAACCAATTTCAGTGTTCATGGTGAATATGGAAATGAATCCGGAGATGGATGTATCAAAATTACAAAGGGACATCCAAAAGACAAACGCTGGGATTTAAACAGATTTGCCTTAAGTATGGTGGTTAACCAACACGGGATACCGATTTTTGCTCGTGCACACGATGGCAACGAATCAGATAAGGAAGTTCTTGTGCAAACAATCCTATCATTGCAAGATTCATTCACATTTGATCCTGATGTAATCTTCATGGGTGACAGTGCCCTGTATACTGATAAAAACATCAAAACCCTCGGTCCGGAAACAAGGTGGATATCAAATGTCCCAGCCACAATAAATGAGATGACAGAGTTACTCAAATCTGATCTTCTCTTCACTCCTACCTCAGATCCACGGTATTCTTGCAGTAGCGTTGACTCACATTATGGTGGTGTTCCTCAAAAATGGATTGTTGTCTCATCTGAAGAGATGAAAGCTCGAGAATTGAAGACGTTTGAGAAAAACCTCCCTGTGAGGTTCAAAGCCGCATTAAAAGGGTTAAAACAGATTTCTAAAGTATGCTATGCATGTGAAACAGATGCCAATAACGCTCTCTTACGCTATCTTAATGAAACACCTTTAGTAAAATTGGTGGATTCAAGGATCAAGGTCAGTTATAAACGGGAAAATGGTAAGAAGGGGCGCCCAAAAGCAGGAGAAACGTTAATCCCACAATATTCGATCGATGCAAGGGTTGAACTTGCTCAGGATTTCGTTGAAAGTGAAAAACAGTATCTGGGCAGATTTATTCTTGCAACGAATGTTTTGAGTTTGGATTCTGAAACGGTTCTGAATCACTATAAAGGACAGATGCTTGTCGAAAAAGGTTTCCGGTTTTTAAAGGACAAATCATTCCGGGTTGCTGAAGTTTATCTGAAAAGTGAAAAAAGGATCGAGGCTTTATGTATGGTTATGGTTCTCTGCCTCATGGTTTACTCATATACTGAAATGCTGCTGCGAAAAAGGCTGAAAGAAGAAGATGAAACGGTGTTGAATCAGAAGAAGAAACCTACCTCTCGTCCAACGCTCAAATGGATTTTTTTTAAATTCAGAGAGATTAAGAGGGTGTTGCATGACTAA
- a CDS encoding SDR family oxidoreductase, protein MTVNAVAPGFIDTDLTKDVKEEKKQRLLNNINLGRIGTAEDIAKVIVFLSSSSADYISGQIIGIDGCQII, encoded by the coding sequence ATAACAGTCAATGCGGTGGCACCTGGTTTTATTGACACAGATCTTACAAAAGATGTTAAGGAAGAAAAGAAGCAACGATTATTGAATAATATTAATCTTGGTCGTATTGGTACTGCAGAAGATATCGCAAAGGTAATTGTTTTCCTGAGTTCATCATCTGCTGATTATATCAGCGGGCAGATTATAGGTATTGATGGTTGCCAGATAATTTAA
- a CDS encoding class I SAM-dependent methyltransferase, whose protein sequence is MGEFMDNYLDEYEEGYSTTNQHWIDNQLSMEWYPRRIIEISASTGNESLLDLGLGHGKTTDFFDNFFRDYEVIEGSSLFIKKYQIENPESKIIFHNCFFEDFNSPKKWDLIIMGYILEHVKDPDLILKKYADFLNPGGAIYIVVPNAESLHRRIGYEAGLLNDLFKLSNDDLMFGHQRYFTVKTLTDFVHSHNLKITRIEGIFIKPITSQQIRKLELSSEILMGMCKVGIEYPELSNSILMEIKKK, encoded by the coding sequence ATGGGTGAATTTATGGATAATTATTTAGATGAATATGAAGAGGGATATAGTACAACAAATCAACACTGGATTGACAATCAACTCTCTATGGAATGGTATCCCCGTAGAATAATTGAAATTTCTGCATCGACTGGTAATGAATCGTTATTAGACTTAGGGTTGGGTCATGGAAAAACAACTGATTTTTTTGATAATTTTTTTAGAGATTATGAAGTGATTGAGGGTTCATCGCTCTTCATTAAAAAATATCAAATCGAAAATCCTGAATCAAAAATTATTTTTCATAATTGTTTTTTTGAAGATTTTAATTCGCCAAAAAAATGGGATCTAATAATAATGGGTTATATCCTTGAACATGTGAAAGATCCAGATCTCATTTTAAAAAAATATGCAGATTTTTTAAACCCAGGGGGTGCCATTTATATTGTGGTTCCTAATGCCGAATCACTTCATCGCAGGATTGGATATGAGGCAGGATTGTTAAATGATTTGTTTAAATTATCAAATGATGATTTGATGTTCGGTCACCAGAGATACTTTACTGTTAAAACTCTTACTGATTTCGTCCATTCGCATAACTTAAAAATCACAAGAATCGAAGGTATTTTTATAAAACCTATCACATCTCAACAGATACGAAAATTGGAACTATCATCAGAAATATTAATGGGTATGTGTAAGGTTGGTATTGAATACCCTGAACTTAGTAATAGCATTTTAATGGAAATAAAGAAAAAATGA
- a CDS encoding acetyltransferase, translated as MEKVVIFGNSSFAQLVYYYLLNDSVFDIMGFTVDSEYIKEDQFCNLPVFPYEKIEEQYPPSEYKMFIAIGYSVVNTIRAQKYHDAKKKGYQLISYIGSKVNYWPDLKIGENCFIHENPTIQPFVEIGNNVIINGSSYIAHDSFIKDHCYIAGSACIGGMVTIEPYCFVGMNTTIKDHVIIRKMGIIGQGSVVNSDTDEKGVYSGNPAKKIYHNSLKVKI; from the coding sequence ATGGAAAAAGTGGTAATTTTTGGGAATTCGTCCTTTGCTCAGTTGGTATATTATTATCTTTTGAACGATTCAGTTTTCGACATCATGGGTTTTACTGTGGATTCAGAGTATATCAAAGAAGATCAATTTTGTAATCTTCCAGTGTTTCCATATGAGAAAATTGAGGAACAATATCCACCATCTGAATATAAAATGTTTATCGCAATTGGTTATTCAGTAGTTAATACAATAAGAGCGCAAAAATATCATGATGCAAAGAAAAAGGGATATCAATTAATCTCCTATATTGGTTCAAAAGTTAATTATTGGCCAGATTTAAAAATTGGAGAAAATTGTTTCATTCATGAGAATCCTACTATTCAACCATTTGTAGAAATTGGGAATAATGTAATAATAAATGGTTCGAGTTATATTGCTCATGATTCATTTATTAAAGATCATTGCTATATCGCGGGATCTGCGTGTATTGGAGGAATGGTAACAATTGAACCATATTGCTTTGTTGGGATGAATACTACTATAAAAGATCATGTAATTATCCGAAAGATGGGAATAATCGGTCAGGGTTCTGTTGTAAATTCGGATACTGATGAAAAAGGGGTTTATAGTGGAAATCCTGCAAAAAAAATTTATCATAACAGTTTAAAAGTCAAAATTTAA
- a CDS encoding WbqC family protein yields the protein MKAAIIQSNYLPWKGYFDIIHDVDVFVFLEDVQYTKQDWRNRNRIKTPHGPKWIIVPVTGGIHQKIFDVKIDYSSNWIEKQKRQIEHSYCKAHYYENYKKELLDIFIKNFDSLSELNIFAIKKISKILGIETKFSKSTDLNVDGTKDDKLIGICQKIGANSYMSGPAAKNYIKIDKFSNANIELEFKDYSGYPEYPQLWNGFEHSVSIIDLIFNCGDKAPNYIWGWRNGKQ from the coding sequence ATGAAAGCGGCAATTATTCAATCAAACTATTTACCGTGGAAAGGTTATTTTGATATAATCCACGATGTGGACGTATTTGTTTTTCTTGAGGATGTTCAATATACAAAACAAGACTGGAGAAACCGAAATAGAATTAAAACACCTCATGGTCCGAAATGGATAATAGTCCCAGTTACAGGAGGGATTCATCAAAAAATTTTTGATGTCAAGATTGATTATTCATCAAATTGGATCGAGAAACAAAAAAGACAAATTGAGCACTCATATTGTAAAGCTCATTATTATGAAAATTATAAAAAAGAGCTTTTAGATATTTTTATAAAAAATTTTGATTCTTTATCAGAATTGAATATATTTGCAATAAAAAAGATTTCAAAAATATTAGGAATAGAAACGAAATTTTCAAAATCAACAGATCTAAACGTAGATGGAACAAAAGATGATAAGTTAATTGGAATTTGTCAAAAAATCGGAGCAAATTCATATATGTCTGGCCCTGCAGCAAAGAATTATATAAAAATAGACAAATTTTCTAATGCAAATATCGAACTTGAATTCAAGGACTACTCTGGTTACCCTGAATATCCTCAATTGTGGAACGGATTTGAACATTCGGTTTCTATTATTGATTTAATTTTCAACTGTGGAGATAAAGCACCGAATTATATTTGGGGGTGGAGGAATGGAAAACAATGA
- a CDS encoding glycosyltransferase family 2 protein produces MENNDDCIQYSIVIPVYNSEKSLEELVNRILSSMFLITEQFEIILIDDCSYDDSWNLLKKLHQTTNKLKIIHLLKNFGQHNALLCGFSYAKGEYIIVMDDDLQNSPEDIPILIDKIWEGYSVVFGKYKVKYHSSIENFFSRRYQGFIHHILDIPTDIFISSFVILKRDVVKNMISIKSSYIFLPALMQKSVPTRKITNVEVTHNPRKYGKSNYNIRKYLSLSLNLIINYSTLPLVMIGLFGIFISLFSLGYGLSIIGRYIIDPSYGVMGWNSLMVALSFLGGTILFSIAIIGEYLRRILMEVSYGQQYVIDEIEL; encoded by the coding sequence ATGGAAAACAATGATGACTGTATTCAATATTCAATCGTCATTCCAGTATACAATAGTGAAAAATCTCTTGAGGAGTTAGTCAATAGAATTCTTTCCTCAATGTTTTTAATAACCGAACAATTTGAAATTATTTTGATTGATGATTGTAGTTATGATGATAGTTGGAATTTATTAAAAAAACTTCATCAAACGACAAATAAGCTAAAAATTATCCACCTCCTTAAAAATTTTGGTCAGCATAATGCTTTGCTTTGTGGTTTTTCTTACGCTAAAGGTGAATATATTATTGTAATGGATGATGACCTCCAAAATTCTCCAGAAGATATTCCGATATTAATTGATAAAATTTGGGAGGGATATTCTGTTGTTTTTGGTAAATATAAAGTTAAATATCATAGTTCGATTGAAAATTTTTTTAGCAGGAGATACCAAGGATTTATACACCATATTCTGGATATTCCTACAGACATATTTATTTCCAGTTTCGTAATACTAAAAAGGGATGTGGTAAAAAATATGATTTCGATCAAATCCTCATATATTTTTTTACCTGCATTGATGCAAAAAAGCGTTCCAACAAGAAAAATTACTAACGTTGAGGTAACCCATAACCCAAGAAAATATGGAAAGTCAAACTACAATATCCGAAAATATTTATCACTCTCACTAAATCTCATAATAAACTATTCTACACTCCCATTAGTAATGATTGGACTCTTCGGAATCTTCATCAGTCTTTTTAGCCTTGGTTACGGATTATCGATAATTGGCAGGTATATTATTGATCCATCATATGGAGTAATGGGATGGAATTCCCTTATGGTCGCCTTATCATTTCTAGGAGGGACTATTTTATTTTCCATCGCAATAATTGGTGAATACCTTCGCAGAATCCTTATGGAAGTTTCATACGGGCAGCAATATGTAATTGATGAAATTGAACTTTAA
- a CDS encoding EamA family transporter, with product MTFIFLLLFLTVFFTGIGQVLLKIGAMYKGNKNDSIFTAYFNPYTIIAYGSILLVTIINVYILKIIPLKLLYAIASLNLVVIVLFSWLLLHEKVTLKKIGACILIFLGIIIFNIPW from the coding sequence ATGACATTCATCTTCTTACTCTTGTTCCTTACTGTTTTTTTTACAGGCATTGGTCAAGTATTGCTAAAGATTGGAGCAATGTATAAGGGAAATAAGAATGATTCTATTTTCACCGCATATTTTAATCCATACACTATTATTGCATATGGATCAATTTTACTAGTTACAATAATAAATGTATATATTTTGAAAATAATACCTTTAAAATTATTATATGCAATTGCATCACTTAACCTTGTAGTTATAGTGTTGTTTTCATGGCTTTTATTGCATGAGAAAGTGACATTAAAAAAGATTGGAGCATGTATACTTATTTTTTTAGGGATTATCATTTTTAATATCCCTTGGTAA
- a CDS encoding FG-GAP repeat domain-containing protein has protein sequence MESGSLTNGFRITRSGTQSKIGMSDGKTWHLDLNGNNVWDSSSDLSAIFGSAGWKAVSGDWNGDGITELGISDGKTWYFDLDGNNVWDPSIDKTSIFGLTGWFPVSGDWDGDGTTDIGVVNGDTWYLDLNGNAVWDASTDKTFKFGASGWKPVAGDWNGDGKSEIGISDGKTWYLDLNGNNIWEPSLDASSVFGLTGWLPFTGDWNSDGITEIGVVNGNTWYLDMDGNNVWDASIDKTFIYGTSDWYPVSGNWV, from the coding sequence ATGGAATCCGGCAGTCTGACAAACGGATTTAGAATCACCAGATCCGGGACTCAAAGTAAGATCGGTATGTCAGATGGCAAGACCTGGCACCTTGATCTGAACGGAAACAATGTCTGGGACTCTTCGAGTGACCTTTCTGCCATCTTCGGTTCCGCCGGGTGGAAAGCTGTGTCTGGGGACTGGAATGGCGATGGGATCACCGAACTGGGTATATCAGATGGCAAGACCTGGTATTTTGACCTTGATGGGAATAATGTCTGGGATCCATCCATAGACAAAACCAGCATCTTTGGTCTTACCGGCTGGTTTCCGGTCAGTGGTGACTGGGACGGCGATGGAACAACCGATATCGGCGTTGTAAATGGGGATACCTGGTATCTTGATCTGAACGGCAATGCGGTCTGGGATGCATCAACAGACAAAACATTTAAATTTGGAGCATCCGGGTGGAAACCTGTCGCTGGTGACTGGAACGGAGATGGTAAAAGTGAGATCGGAATATCAGACGGCAAGACCTGGTATCTGGACCTGAACGGAAATAATATCTGGGAACCATCTCTGGATGCGAGTTCTGTCTTTGGTCTAACTGGCTGGCTTCCGTTTACCGGAGACTGGAACAGTGATGGTATTACCGAAATAGGAGTTGTCAATGGTAATACGTGGTATCTGGATATGGACGGAAACAATGTCTGGGATGCATCAATCGATAAAACCTTTATTTATGGTACATCAGACTGGTATCCGGTATCCGGTAACTGGGTATAG
- a CDS encoding IS701 family transposase: MPITKQPSDVDYINYLIAARCDVSCVKVADCYSTSEFSISHDTFNRFLTRQSLTPETLWAEVEAYVDRKRGWLVLDDTILDKKHSKKIECTYYQWSGKEHKVIKGIGLITLIWTDGITSFPIDYRIYDKDVDDKTKNDHLQEMALTAFKRGFTPAFVMFDSWYSGNENLKLINRLGWFYFTRVKKNRMVNPDAQGNVQVSSLNIPEEGLEVHLKKYGFIRLFHSLNRKGVSRYWATNFLPMNNEDRLVLQSICWTIENYHRAIKELCGVEKCQARKGIIQRNHINCSLRAYLRFEVNKFLNGVTPYDAQWQIIKVGISEYIQNPKYAL; the protein is encoded by the coding sequence GTGCCTATAACGAAGCAGCCTTCAGATGTAGATTATATCAATTACCTCATCGCAGCTCGATGCGACGTTTCTTGTGTAAAAGTCGCTGATTGTTATTCGACGTCTGAATTCTCGATATCACATGATACCTTCAATCGATTCCTAACAAGACAGTCTCTAACTCCTGAGACGTTGTGGGCTGAAGTTGAGGCATATGTTGACAGAAAAAGGGGCTGGTTGGTTCTGGATGACACTATTCTAGATAAAAAACATTCCAAAAAAATCGAATGTACATATTACCAGTGGAGTGGAAAAGAGCACAAAGTAATCAAAGGAATAGGATTGATTACCTTAATTTGGACAGATGGAATCACTTCATTTCCAATTGATTATCGAATTTATGATAAGGATGTTGATGATAAGACCAAAAATGATCATCTCCAAGAAATGGCCTTGACAGCTTTCAAAAGAGGATTTACTCCTGCCTTTGTCATGTTTGATAGTTGGTATTCCGGAAATGAAAATTTGAAGTTGATTAACCGTCTTGGATGGTTTTATTTCACACGAGTTAAGAAAAATCGTATGGTCAATCCCGATGCCCAAGGTAATGTTCAAGTGTCATCATTAAATATACCAGAGGAGGGATTAGAAGTCCATTTAAAGAAATATGGATTTATTCGTCTTTTTCACTCACTAAATCGTAAAGGTGTAAGTAGATATTGGGCAACCAATTTTTTGCCGATGAATAATGAAGATAGGCTGGTTTTACAATCTATTTGCTGGACAATCGAGAATTATCATAGGGCTATCAAAGAACTATGTGGTGTCGAAAAATGCCAAGCTAGAAAGGGAATTATCCAACGAAATCATATTAATTGCTCACTTCGGGCATATTTACGATTCGAAGTCAATAAATTTTTGAATGGTGTTACTCCGTACGATGCTCAATGGCAAATCATAAAAGTTGGAATTTCAGAATATATTCAGAACCCAAAATATGCGCTATAA
- the ltrA gene encoding group II intron reverse transcriptase/maturase — MNGISSITHKSEDISDRKLAKQWKKFPFAKARDYVKRLQTRIAKAVKNGQYRLARRLQYLLTHSFYAKMLAVQRVTKNRGKRSAGVDGEKWTTPEQKMKAALTLSDKGYRAKPLRRIYIPKPQSSKMRPLSIPTMYDRAMQALYAMALMPWAETTADKTSFGFRMKRNAQDAASYTFQCLSRKTSGQWILEGDIRGCFDNFAHQWMLDNIPLDQRILNQFLKAGYIYDGILYRNKSGTPQGGLISPLLANMALDGMERMLKEHFPGNKVHLIRFADDFLVTADSQETALQCKELITEFLHERGLELSEEKTKIVHINEGFDFLGWNFRKFKGKFLIQPSKKAIAAIIDKVRVIIKSAKAWKQEDLIKALNPVIKGWAMYHRTVSASMTFGKLDWVVRNMLWRWAKRRHNNKGKRWIARKYWHPTLTRKQVFRTSTLIGVTQLTFIIERSIYIDNAYNIRAYNEAAFRCRLYQLPHRSSMRRFLCKSR; from the coding sequence ATGAACGGGATAAGTTCAATTACGCATAAAAGCGAGGACATCTCGGACAGAAAACTTGCAAAACAATGGAAGAAATTTCCATTTGCTAAAGCAAGAGATTATGTAAAGCGACTTCAGACACGTATCGCAAAAGCAGTGAAGAACGGCCAATATCGACTTGCAAGACGACTCCAGTATCTGCTTACACATTCGTTTTATGCAAAAATGTTGGCAGTACAACGAGTAACCAAAAACAGAGGTAAAAGAAGTGCAGGAGTAGATGGGGAAAAATGGACCACCCCTGAACAGAAAATGAAAGCAGCATTAACGCTTTCGGACAAGGGCTATCGGGCAAAACCTCTCCGGAGAATCTACATCCCTAAACCGCAATCGAGTAAAATGCGACCTCTTTCGATTCCAACCATGTATGACCGTGCTATGCAAGCTTTGTATGCAATGGCTCTTATGCCTTGGGCTGAGACCACAGCAGACAAGACATCATTCGGATTCCGAATGAAGCGAAATGCACAGGATGCTGCTTCATACACTTTTCAGTGCTTAAGCAGAAAGACTTCAGGTCAATGGATATTAGAAGGTGATATCCGCGGGTGCTTCGATAATTTCGCACACCAATGGATGCTTGATAACATCCCTCTTGACCAAAGAATCCTTAACCAATTCCTGAAAGCCGGCTATATTTATGATGGAATACTCTACCGTAACAAGTCAGGTACGCCCCAAGGCGGCTTAATTTCCCCCTTATTGGCTAACATGGCTCTTGACGGCATGGAAAGAATGTTGAAAGAACACTTTCCCGGAAATAAGGTTCATCTCATACGGTTTGCAGATGATTTTCTCGTAACGGCAGACTCACAGGAAACGGCACTCCAGTGCAAGGAACTCATCACTGAATTTCTTCATGAACGAGGGCTTGAACTCTCTGAGGAAAAGACCAAAATCGTTCATATCAACGAGGGGTTCGATTTCCTGGGCTGGAATTTCAGAAAATTCAAAGGCAAATTCCTGATACAACCTTCGAAGAAAGCTATTGCCGCAATCATTGATAAAGTAAGGGTAATCATTAAGTCGGCGAAGGCCTGGAAACAGGAAGACCTTATCAAAGCCCTAAATCCCGTAATTAAGGGATGGGCAATGTATCACCGGACGGTTTCTGCAAGTATGACCTTTGGGAAACTTGACTGGGTTGTCCGAAATATGTTGTGGAGATGGGCAAAGCGCCGTCATAATAATAAAGGGAAGAGATGGATTGCCAGAAAATACTGGCACCCAACACTTACCAGAAAACAGGTCTTTAGAACCTCTACTCTTATAGGAGTTACGCAGTTAACTTTTATTATAGAAAGATCTATATATATTGACAACGCCTATAATATACGTGCCTATAACGAAGCAGCCTTCAGATGTAGATTATATCAATTACCTCATCGCAGCTCGATGCGACGTTTCTTGTGTAAAAGTCGCTGA
- a CDS encoding IS1182-like element ISMhu2 family transposase — protein sequence MSHRYNMIRGYGNEQQFLLPVNAMDWLSENDITYGILEILSILDISPFINKYRDDGRGSAFFDPRSMLGIIIYSMIRGEKSSRKIEMCCHYDIGYRIVANNLTPDHTTIYRFKKNNSKEIKSLFKQLSQIIVESGIARIGVLALDGSKFGCNASLSANKKLKYLEAELGRLFDESQEIDELENDDINIQDMEINRLPEHLSTKEKRKEVLNRAKEKLIERHDIESKKQEEKILDREKEELESGKKKRGRKPLEPKKEPSSDSKVNLTDPESQIMSTTNGWIQGYNGQIIVSENQFILAAMISDEQNDKKLLIPMLNELEDLFTGIHPSISPNILLSDAGYFSYPNSLAELDYGIQLIIPPSKERKIPEYSDNDGYISRMEMICRAICMGEIITFPELQSIGTFVWQSFMNREKQATTQEICKRVMEVRVKSPTGRELYRKRKYMVEPVFGNMKHNMRFRSFSQKGKENCEGEFFLAALVHNIKKLIRFEGIVKIKEFATNIIKPSRGSGFSYIFANTVCKVGIDTCRFIHQLVYFG from the coding sequence ATGTCTCATCGCTATAACATGATTAGAGGATATGGTAATGAACAACAATTTTTACTCCCTGTCAATGCGATGGACTGGCTATCTGAAAATGATATTACTTATGGCATATTAGAAATTCTTTCGATTCTCGATATTAGTCCATTTATTAATAAATATCGTGACGATGGTCGCGGTTCTGCCTTTTTTGATCCTCGTTCAATGCTTGGAATAATAATTTATTCAATGATTCGTGGAGAAAAATCTAGCAGAAAAATTGAGATGTGCTGCCATTATGATATTGGATATCGGATCGTCGCCAATAATCTTACACCTGACCATACAACGATCTATCGTTTCAAGAAGAATAATTCAAAAGAAATCAAATCCCTTTTTAAACAATTATCTCAAATTATCGTAGAATCCGGGATAGCAAGAATCGGTGTCCTAGCCCTCGATGGATCAAAATTTGGCTGTAATGCCTCTTTATCAGCCAATAAAAAATTAAAATACCTTGAAGCAGAGCTAGGTCGGCTTTTTGATGAATCACAGGAAATTGATGAGTTAGAAAACGATGATATAAATATTCAGGATATGGAGATTAACCGACTACCTGAGCATCTTTCAACAAAAGAAAAACGAAAGGAAGTTCTTAATCGGGCTAAAGAGAAATTAATTGAACGACATGATATCGAATCTAAAAAACAAGAAGAAAAGATTCTGGACCGCGAAAAAGAAGAATTAGAATCGGGTAAAAAGAAACGAGGTAGAAAGCCTTTAGAGCCTAAAAAAGAGCCATCTTCAGATTCAAAAGTAAATCTCACTGATCCTGAAAGTCAGATAATGTCAACCACCAATGGCTGGATTCAAGGGTATAATGGGCAGATTATCGTTTCTGAAAATCAATTTATCCTCGCTGCAATGATATCAGATGAGCAAAACGATAAAAAATTATTAATACCTATGCTAAATGAACTCGAAGACCTTTTTACGGGTATTCATCCATCAATTTCGCCTAATATACTACTATCTGATGCAGGTTATTTCTCATACCCGAATTCTTTAGCAGAATTGGATTATGGCATTCAACTCATCATCCCTCCTTCTAAAGAAAGAAAAATTCCAGAATATTCAGATAATGATGGGTATATCTCACGAATGGAAATGATATGTCGGGCGATTTGTATGGGAGAAATAATCACATTTCCGGAATTGCAAAGTATCGGGACGTTTGTTTGGCAATCTTTTATGAACAGAGAGAAACAAGCAACAACTCAGGAAATTTGTAAACGAGTTATGGAAGTACGTGTGAAATCCCCCACTGGTAGAGAGTTATATCGAAAACGAAAATACATGGTCGAACCAGTTTTTGGTAATATGAAACATAATATGAGGTTTAGGAGTTTCTCTCAAAAAGGGAAAGAGAATTGCGAGGGAGAATTCTTTTTAGCTGCATTAGTGCATAATATAAAAAAACTTATCAGATTTGAGGGTATAGTTAAAATTAAAGAATTTGCTACGAATATTATAAAACCGTCAAGAGGTTCAGGTTTTTCCTATATTTTTGCAAACACAGTATGTAAAGTGGGAATTGATACATGCAGGTTCATACATCAATTAGTCTATTTTGGTTGA